One stretch of Roseimicrobium sp. ORNL1 DNA includes these proteins:
- a CDS encoding FtsW/RodA/SpoVE family cell cycle protein has protein sequence MHRASLYILLFSVALLSAFGIVMLASTGYYLEEGEKQTYATMNNQATWLGLAVVVAVVVAFLNPEKLYEYRWWIFGVALVGLVMCYVPFFAKEINGARRWVSLHSLGLDRPSFQPSEVAKLAIIIVLAGWFARYEPLTREFIGGFVKPGCLLAVTVLLIAGEVDLGTAALVTAVGVSLMYVAGTRWYYLAAVVVAAGGALGLAIRLTPNRVARIMAFLDLEKYKDEIGLQQWRALMALGSGSYEGVGAGDGRMKRGFLPESETDFIFPNVGEEHGLYGTLLIMGLFISVSIAGMIIAHRAPTRFMRLVAVGITVTLALEALINMGVTTALLPNKGLPLPFVSYGGTNLLFAMISVGILVAIHRKSFGTVARKDLLETRRGGMRAATHGAHSL, from the coding sequence ATGCATCGCGCCAGCCTCTACATTTTGCTCTTCTCCGTAGCCTTGCTCTCGGCGTTTGGCATCGTGATGCTGGCGAGCACGGGCTACTATCTGGAGGAGGGTGAGAAGCAGACCTACGCCACCATGAATAACCAGGCCACGTGGCTTGGGCTGGCCGTTGTCGTGGCGGTGGTGGTGGCATTCTTGAATCCGGAGAAGCTGTACGAGTACCGCTGGTGGATCTTCGGCGTCGCCCTGGTGGGTTTGGTGATGTGTTATGTGCCTTTCTTCGCCAAGGAGATCAATGGCGCCCGCCGCTGGGTGAGCCTGCACTCCCTGGGTCTGGACAGGCCGAGCTTCCAGCCCTCGGAAGTCGCGAAGCTCGCCATCATCATCGTGCTCGCGGGATGGTTCGCGCGGTATGAGCCCCTGACGCGGGAGTTCATCGGTGGTTTCGTGAAGCCCGGATGTCTGCTGGCGGTCACGGTGCTGTTGATCGCGGGTGAAGTGGATCTGGGCACGGCGGCGCTCGTCACTGCCGTGGGCGTGTCGCTCATGTATGTCGCCGGCACGCGCTGGTACTACCTGGCCGCTGTGGTGGTCGCTGCAGGCGGGGCATTGGGGCTGGCGATTCGTCTCACGCCCAACCGCGTGGCACGCATCATGGCCTTCCTGGATCTTGAGAAGTACAAGGATGAGATTGGCCTTCAGCAGTGGCGCGCGCTCATGGCCCTCGGCAGCGGGTCGTATGAGGGCGTGGGAGCGGGGGACGGGCGCATGAAGCGCGGCTTCCTGCCGGAATCGGAGACGGACTTCATTTTTCCAAACGTCGGTGAAGAGCACGGTCTGTATGGCACGCTGTTGATTATGGGCCTCTTCATCAGTGTGTCGATTGCCGGCATGATCATCGCCCATCGCGCTCCCACCCGGTTCATGCGGTTGGTGGCTGTTGGCATCACCGTCACTCTGGCGCTGGAGGCTCTCATCAACATGGGCGTCACCACGGCACTGTTGCCCAACAAGGGACTGCCGCTTCCCTTCGTAAGTTATGGCGGCACGAACCTCCTCTTTGCGATGATCAGTGTGGGCATCCTTGTGGCCATCCACCGCAAGTCGTTCGGAACGGTGGCAAGGAAGGACTTGCTGGAAACGCGCCGGGGCGGTATGAGAGCCGCCACCCATGGCGCGCATTCTCTTTGA
- the murG gene encoding undecaprenyldiphospho-muramoylpentapeptide beta-N-acetylglucosaminyltransferase → MKNPRKKNKHQRHQNPNQKQQQKSNQPAPNGRQVEQRQKQQGTNTAGAQKSSGKKHYLIACGGTGGHLFPGIAVAEILQGRGHDVTLLISEKKIDALAASGHSKLTFEKMPFLAMPKPWSPKMAGFMMGVWSGLKRCKELIRKHQTTAVLGMGGFTSFAPVLAGRQCKVKTFIHDSNAIPGKANKLTARFCDEVLLGFEECGQYFPEKKVKRTVGTPVRSALLWAATETSEDPYAFFNLNRDLPTLLVIGGSQGARGINNAVAHSLDQLDALGIQILHITGPGDYQEMTDAYAPKEIRLRSHVAAFCHRMDLAYRVADVALARSGASTLAELATFGVPSILVPYPYAADDHQTKNAAIFDKAGAGLMIKETDLSPEELTAQVRRLIQDQEHHQKMQTAARTMAHPKAAVAIADALEE, encoded by the coding sequence ATGAAGAACCCGCGCAAAAAGAACAAGCACCAACGCCACCAGAATCCCAACCAGAAGCAGCAGCAGAAATCAAATCAGCCGGCGCCCAATGGCAGGCAGGTGGAGCAAAGGCAGAAGCAGCAGGGCACAAACACGGCAGGTGCACAGAAATCCTCCGGGAAGAAGCACTACCTCATCGCGTGCGGCGGCACGGGCGGGCATCTCTTCCCCGGCATCGCGGTTGCTGAGATTCTCCAGGGGCGCGGCCATGACGTGACCCTGTTGATCAGCGAGAAGAAGATCGATGCGCTGGCGGCCAGCGGCCACAGCAAGCTCACCTTTGAAAAGATGCCCTTCCTGGCCATGCCCAAGCCATGGTCACCCAAGATGGCGGGCTTCATGATGGGCGTGTGGAGCGGCCTCAAGCGATGCAAGGAACTCATCCGCAAGCACCAGACGACTGCGGTGCTGGGCATGGGGGGCTTCACCTCGTTTGCCCCGGTGCTGGCGGGCAGGCAGTGCAAGGTGAAGACCTTCATTCACGATTCCAATGCCATCCCGGGGAAGGCGAACAAACTGACTGCCCGGTTCTGCGATGAAGTCCTGCTGGGATTTGAGGAGTGCGGCCAGTATTTCCCTGAGAAAAAAGTGAAGCGCACCGTGGGAACGCCGGTGCGCAGTGCCCTGCTCTGGGCGGCGACGGAAACCTCGGAAGATCCGTATGCCTTCTTCAACTTGAACAGGGACCTGCCCACCTTGCTGGTCATTGGCGGAAGCCAGGGTGCCCGTGGCATCAACAACGCCGTGGCGCATTCGCTTGACCAACTCGATGCACTAGGCATTCAGATCCTGCACATCACCGGTCCGGGGGACTACCAGGAGATGACAGATGCTTATGCTCCGAAGGAAATCCGGCTCCGCTCGCATGTGGCCGCCTTCTGCCACCGCATGGACCTCGCGTACCGCGTGGCGGATGTCGCCCTCGCCCGCAGTGGTGCCTCCACCCTTGCGGAGCTGGCCACGTTTGGCGTGCCCAGCATTCTGGTGCCGTATCCTTATGCGGCCGACGATCACCAGACGAAAAACGCGGCCATCTTCGACAAAGCGGGGGCTGGTCTGATGATTAAGGAAACAGACCTCTCACCGGAAGAACTGACAGCCCAGGTCCGCCGGCTCATCCAGGATCAGGAGCACCATCAGAAGATGCAAACCGCAGCCCGCACCATGGCGCACCCCAAGGCAGCCGTGGCGATTGCGGATGCCTTGGAAGAATAA
- a CDS encoding ParA family protein encodes MIALATASQKGGVGKTTVCINLGHALARRGWNTLLIDTDPQGGIGLSLSRNTRKKRGFYDFLMSGGNVRPYVLPTRLPEFSILPCGVPDAFLKAGRVDDAPQKIQDLLRQCDILGYDVVLMDTAAGLTSITEVAVRGSDWVLVPQQAEPLAVRSVPLLLETLARFRSEGSQVRVAGILLTMLMANHEASLKVARELREMLPASFLFNQAIPRDPLFLEASAHGLPLGLLRKNPPATALLFDQLAADIEDRTGLSTRKDQLQSHASLLD; translated from the coding sequence GTGATAGCTCTCGCCACTGCCAGTCAAAAAGGAGGCGTCGGAAAGACGACCGTCTGCATCAATCTCGGCCACGCCCTCGCTCGCCGCGGTTGGAATACTCTTCTCATCGACACAGACCCCCAGGGCGGCATCGGGCTCTCCCTGAGCAGGAACACCCGGAAGAAGCGTGGATTTTATGACTTCCTCATGTCGGGCGGAAACGTGCGGCCCTACGTCCTGCCGACGCGCCTGCCGGAGTTCAGCATCCTGCCCTGCGGCGTGCCGGACGCCTTCCTGAAGGCGGGTCGCGTGGACGATGCACCCCAGAAAATTCAGGACTTGCTGAGGCAATGCGACATCCTCGGCTACGACGTGGTGCTCATGGACACCGCCGCAGGCCTGACCAGCATCACCGAGGTGGCCGTGCGCGGCTCGGACTGGGTGCTCGTTCCCCAGCAGGCGGAGCCCCTCGCCGTTCGCAGCGTCCCCCTGCTGCTGGAGACACTGGCCCGCTTCCGGTCGGAAGGATCCCAGGTGCGCGTGGCCGGCATTCTGCTCACCATGCTCATGGCGAATCACGAGGCCAGCCTGAAAGTGGCCCGCGAACTCCGCGAGATGCTTCCCGCGTCCTTCCTCTTCAATCAGGCCATCCCACGCGACCCCCTCTTCCTCGAAGCCAGCGCGCATGGCCTGCCCCTCGGCCTGCTCCGCAAGAATCCGCCGGCCACCGCTCTCCTGTTTGATCAACTCGCCGCCGACATCGAAGACCGCACCGGACTCAGCACCCGCAAAGACCAGCTCCAAAGCCATGCAAGTCTCCTGGATTGA
- a CDS encoding PTPDL family protein, whose product MKLKFKFTPLFASLLLALGIAHADTITLKSGEKLEGKVLNETDTEVILEYNLTPKIKDKKTIQKADIQEMIRLTPAQLAYAEQKLGEVLPTPDLMTGGDYERVIQDKLRTFVAKFPGTPEAAEVEKMITILSEEKNKVVNGQVKMQGEWLDAATAKRQAYNIEAYRARIAMKAAMEGTDEKRYREALRLFEKLRTQYGASTQYVDAIPEALEILNLYQKQLSVMVAEHPVITKQREDGLKTLQGADLALTKSSIDQEARAFKSAVEAQTKQKIKWRDVYKFDIKSIQAAMDTVNKEAATLKATDQAALRSENEELSAVLANIVDEKPAEAEAGLEKLRDLKTAMVNKTEMARVEKELRALKERMRAQQKAGGAMAVAASTDADAENPSANPIEEAMRQREKEKQEKASGKTSSATTKDKKSSESDDKKDTKSDKKTTKAKSSSEKPKTPATTTPEPEPGMLAKINDYIPYIGGGLLLVLILAMVLGKKKKADA is encoded by the coding sequence ATGAAACTGAAGTTCAAGTTTACACCCCTGTTTGCGAGCCTGCTTTTGGCTTTGGGTATCGCCCATGCGGACACCATCACCCTGAAAAGCGGAGAGAAACTGGAGGGGAAGGTCCTCAACGAAACGGACACTGAGGTCATCCTCGAATACAACCTCACACCGAAGATCAAGGACAAGAAGACCATCCAGAAGGCGGACATCCAGGAGATGATCCGCCTCACCCCGGCCCAGCTGGCGTATGCCGAGCAGAAGCTGGGCGAGGTGCTTCCCACGCCAGACTTGATGACCGGTGGCGACTACGAGCGCGTCATCCAGGACAAGCTGCGCACCTTTGTGGCGAAGTTCCCCGGCACCCCCGAAGCTGCGGAGGTCGAGAAGATGATCACCATCCTCTCTGAGGAGAAGAACAAGGTCGTGAATGGCCAGGTCAAGATGCAGGGCGAGTGGCTGGATGCCGCGACCGCCAAGCGTCAAGCCTACAACATCGAGGCCTACCGCGCCCGCATCGCGATGAAGGCGGCGATGGAGGGGACGGATGAGAAACGTTACCGCGAAGCGCTGAGACTGTTTGAAAAACTGCGCACCCAGTATGGTGCTTCCACGCAGTATGTGGACGCCATTCCTGAGGCATTGGAAATCCTCAATTTGTACCAGAAGCAGCTTTCTGTCATGGTGGCCGAGCACCCCGTGATCACGAAGCAGCGGGAGGACGGCCTGAAGACACTGCAGGGTGCGGACCTCGCCCTCACCAAGTCTTCCATCGATCAAGAGGCACGCGCCTTCAAGAGCGCAGTCGAGGCCCAGACCAAGCAGAAGATCAAGTGGCGTGATGTCTACAAGTTTGACATCAAGTCCATTCAGGCAGCCATGGACACGGTGAACAAGGAGGCGGCAACGCTCAAGGCCACCGACCAGGCCGCTCTGCGGAGCGAGAACGAAGAGCTGAGCGCCGTGCTCGCTAACATTGTGGACGAAAAGCCCGCCGAAGCGGAAGCCGGATTGGAGAAGCTGCGCGACCTGAAGACCGCGATGGTGAACAAGACCGAGATGGCTCGTGTCGAGAAAGAGCTCCGTGCGCTGAAAGAGCGGATGAGAGCGCAGCAGAAGGCTGGCGGAGCCATGGCGGTGGCTGCTTCCACCGACGCAGACGCCGAAAATCCTTCGGCCAATCCCATCGAGGAAGCCATGCGCCAGCGTGAGAAGGAGAAGCAGGAAAAAGCTTCCGGCAAGACCTCGTCCGCTACCACCAAGGACAAGAAGTCGTCGGAGTCCGATGACAAGAAGGACACGAAGAGCGACAAAAAGACCACAAAAGCGAAGTCCTCCTCCGAAAAGCCCAAGACTCCTGCGACCACCACTCCAGAGCCCGAGCCCGGCATGCTCGCCAAGATCAATGACTACATCCCCTACATTGGCGGTGGTCTGTTGCTGGTCCTCATCCTTGCCATGGTCCTCGGAAAGAAGAAGAAGGCCGACGCCTGA
- the hisB gene encoding imidazoleglycerol-phosphate dehydratase HisB, which translates to MSAARTSKQHRKTAETDIRLELNVDGTGVSDIKTGIGFFDHMLTLFAKHGLFDLKVQAKGDIEVDFHHTVEDTGIVLGNAFREALGAKTGITRYGHILLPMDETLAQVAVDLSGRAFTVFRAPERVDTIGIGFHFQLVEEFVRGFANAVLANVHVEIQYGKDAHHMAEAIFKGLARSLDHATKLDPRVTGVPSTKDVL; encoded by the coding sequence ATGAGCGCAGCACGCACGTCCAAACAACATCGAAAAACCGCGGAAACCGACATCAGGCTGGAACTGAATGTGGACGGAACCGGTGTGTCAGACATCAAGACCGGCATCGGTTTCTTTGACCACATGCTCACGTTGTTTGCGAAGCATGGACTGTTCGACCTGAAGGTTCAGGCGAAGGGGGACATCGAAGTCGACTTTCACCACACGGTGGAGGACACCGGCATTGTGCTGGGGAACGCCTTTCGTGAAGCCCTTGGAGCGAAGACCGGCATCACCCGGTACGGTCACATCCTGCTGCCCATGGACGAAACCCTGGCCCAGGTGGCCGTGGACCTGAGCGGGCGTGCATTCACCGTTTTCCGCGCCCCAGAGCGGGTGGATACCATCGGCATCGGCTTCCACTTCCAACTGGTGGAGGAATTCGTGCGTGGCTTTGCCAACGCCGTCCTCGCGAACGTGCATGTGGAGATCCAATACGGGAAGGATGCCCACCACATGGCGGAGGCCATCTTCAAAGGGCTGGCCCGTTCGCTGGATCACGCCACGAAACTGGACCCCCGCGTCACCGGCGTGCCCAGCACGAAGGATGTGCTCTAG
- the hisH gene encoding imidazole glycerol phosphate synthase subunit HisH, with protein sequence MNLGILDYGAGNLRSVRNAFLAVQQPATFVSAPEHFDALDMLVFPGQGAFGDCVRQLKETGLWAPLKKWLAEERPYFGICLGYQLLFENGEENPGVEGLAKFEGSVVRFPSQPGLKIPHMGWNKARFTDPAHPAWKGMGEDETFYFVHSYFPQPKDASLAACLTDYSGEFVSGIAAKNLLAVQFHPEKSQQAGLTLLKNALEYLGR encoded by the coding sequence TTGAACCTCGGAATCCTCGATTATGGCGCCGGAAACTTGCGCAGTGTGCGCAATGCCTTCCTTGCGGTGCAGCAGCCTGCCACCTTCGTCTCCGCGCCGGAGCATTTTGACGCGCTCGACATGCTTGTGTTTCCGGGCCAGGGGGCATTCGGCGACTGCGTGCGCCAGCTCAAGGAAACCGGCCTCTGGGCACCGCTGAAGAAGTGGCTGGCAGAGGAGCGCCCCTATTTTGGCATCTGCCTCGGGTACCAGCTTCTCTTTGAGAACGGAGAGGAGAATCCAGGAGTCGAGGGCTTGGCAAAGTTTGAGGGTTCCGTAGTCCGGTTTCCTTCCCAGCCCGGGCTGAAGATCCCGCACATGGGGTGGAACAAGGCGCGCTTCACGGATCCCGCCCATCCCGCATGGAAGGGCATGGGAGAAGATGAGACTTTTTACTTCGTGCACTCCTATTTCCCGCAGCCCAAGGATGCCTCCCTGGCCGCCTGCCTGACGGACTACAGCGGAGAATTTGTGAGCGGCATCGCGGCGAAGAATCTTCTGGCGGTGCAGTTCCACCCCGAGAAGAGCCAGCAGGCGGGTCTCACGCTGCTGAAGAATGCGCTGGAGTATCTGGGGAGGTAA
- the surE gene encoding 5'/3'-nucleotidase SurE, translating into MHFLITNDDGIHAPGLSAMAEAVSLIPGATFSVVAPSSERSQCGHSLTTHQLLTTVQESENRYHTSGTPADCVRLGLFALGIEPDFVLSGVNAGGNMGQDIPISGTLAGAREAAYHGIPAIAVSHYLISGIALDWSRVARWTAQLLQELVTHPLSNGELWNVNLPHLPPGERELPERIATTPCRLPLNVAYEDVITADTPPGHRTLKYTARYADRPVEPGSDVEACFGGKISVSRLRL; encoded by the coding sequence ATGCATTTCCTCATTACGAACGACGACGGCATTCACGCCCCCGGCCTCTCTGCCATGGCGGAAGCGGTATCCCTCATTCCCGGCGCCACATTCAGCGTCGTCGCTCCATCCAGTGAGCGTTCCCAGTGCGGTCACAGCCTCACCACCCATCAGCTCCTGACTACGGTGCAGGAATCTGAAAACCGCTACCACACCAGCGGCACGCCCGCGGACTGTGTGCGACTCGGGCTTTTTGCCCTCGGCATCGAACCGGACTTCGTGCTCTCCGGAGTGAATGCCGGAGGAAACATGGGCCAGGACATTCCCATCTCCGGCACATTGGCGGGCGCCCGTGAAGCCGCCTACCACGGCATCCCTGCCATCGCGGTTTCGCATTACCTCATCTCCGGCATCGCGCTGGACTGGTCGCGAGTCGCACGTTGGACAGCACAGCTTCTCCAGGAGCTAGTTACCCACCCGCTGTCGAATGGAGAACTCTGGAATGTGAATCTCCCTCATCTCCCTCCCGGAGAACGAGAACTGCCCGAGCGCATCGCCACCACCCCCTGCCGCCTCCCGCTCAATGTGGCCTATGAGGACGTGATAACAGCTGATACACCACCCGGCCACCGCACCTTGAAATACACCGCGCGCTACGCAGACCGCCCCGTGGAGCCGGGCTCGGATGTCGAGGCGTGCTTTGGCGGGAAGATTTCCGTTTCGCGCCTCCGGCTGTAG
- a CDS encoding LON peptidase substrate-binding domain-containing protein: MDSSSQTFDPNPPEDRTLPDRLPVMVLTDCHLFPGCLLPLYIFEERYRLMLTHVLSTNRMFCVGSRESTEEGSPVQPYTTAGLVRACVKQSDGTSQLLLLGLRRIRLTGWVQEKPFKVATIEPVATLPEDLDRARELKRQVLELFANACIEEAKQLRAALEGTHDPELVCDVLSYHFTRCPKLQQKLLAEVSLIKRYEMLLAALQKKKCN, translated from the coding sequence ATGGATTCCAGCTCGCAAACCTTCGATCCCAATCCCCCAGAAGACCGCACCCTGCCGGACAGGCTGCCGGTCATGGTACTGACGGACTGCCACCTCTTTCCGGGGTGCCTGCTTCCGTTGTACATTTTTGAGGAACGCTACCGATTGATGCTCACCCATGTGCTGAGCACCAATCGCATGTTCTGTGTGGGCTCTCGTGAGAGCACGGAGGAAGGGTCACCCGTACAGCCTTACACCACCGCAGGACTTGTACGTGCCTGTGTGAAGCAGTCGGACGGCACATCGCAACTCCTGCTTCTGGGACTCCGCCGCATTCGACTCACGGGATGGGTGCAGGAGAAGCCTTTCAAAGTCGCCACCATTGAGCCAGTGGCCACCCTCCCCGAAGACCTGGACCGTGCCCGCGAACTCAAACGCCAGGTGTTGGAACTCTTCGCAAACGCCTGCATCGAAGAAGCAAAACAACTGCGAGCCGCCCTGGAAGGCACCCATGATCCTGAACTCGTGTGCGATGTGCTGAGCTACCACTTCACCCGCTGCCCAAAGCTGCAGCAAAAACTCCTCGCCGAAGTCTCCCTCATCAAGCGTTACGAAATGCTGTTGGCGGCGCTTCAGAAAAAGAAGTGCAACTGA
- a CDS encoding DUF1501 domain-containing protein, translated as MNRRNFLRSTAALAAAPLFGHASNTNALNIPKGKAEHCIFIWLGGGMAQIDTFDPKALGDPQANPKKAGSAYPAIDTSVPGVQVCEHLPHTAKLMEHVTAIRTVNHKVIDEHAFATNIVHTGRMISGNVTYPSIGSIIAHERGAANPEVPAYMLIGYPNVSRGPGFLGTKHGYIYLTDTQQGPMGFTRPEFVTQQRMDARAKLLQPLQHRIPDDSLMADYETAQREALRLAGPEFMRNFKLDEEPAELRNAYGGEFGQRCLLSRRLVQAGVRFIEVSHNLNFMNGTGWDTHNEGQAAQHLLIKELDAALAALITDLRDKKLLDKTLIAIGTEFGRPAQFDGRGGRGHQGTCFSMVLAGGGLKHCGAYGVTDELSKQIVENPVSLPDFHATIHAALGVDPTKELMDGSRPVPITDGGTPVRALFS; from the coding sequence ATGAATCGCCGCAACTTCCTCCGCTCCACCGCCGCGCTGGCCGCTGCTCCGCTCTTTGGTCACGCGTCCAACACGAACGCGCTGAACATTCCCAAGGGCAAAGCTGAGCACTGCATCTTCATCTGGCTCGGAGGTGGCATGGCCCAGATCGACACCTTCGACCCGAAGGCGCTGGGTGACCCCCAGGCGAATCCGAAGAAGGCGGGCAGCGCTTATCCTGCCATCGATACTTCCGTGCCGGGGGTGCAGGTCTGCGAACACCTGCCCCACACGGCAAAGCTCATGGAACATGTCACCGCGATTCGTACGGTGAACCACAAGGTCATCGATGAGCATGCCTTCGCCACGAATATCGTGCACACCGGCCGCATGATCAGTGGCAATGTCACCTATCCCTCCATCGGGTCCATCATCGCGCACGAGCGTGGTGCGGCCAATCCCGAGGTACCTGCGTACATGCTCATCGGCTATCCCAATGTGAGCCGTGGCCCTGGCTTCCTCGGCACGAAGCACGGGTACATCTATCTCACGGACACCCAGCAGGGACCCATGGGCTTCACCCGGCCGGAGTTCGTCACGCAGCAGCGCATGGACGCGAGGGCAAAGTTGTTGCAGCCCCTGCAGCATCGCATCCCAGATGACTCGCTGATGGCCGACTATGAAACGGCCCAGCGTGAAGCCCTGCGCCTCGCCGGCCCTGAGTTCATGCGCAACTTCAAGCTCGATGAGGAGCCCGCAGAGCTGCGCAATGCCTACGGCGGTGAGTTCGGCCAGCGCTGCCTCCTCTCCCGCAGGCTCGTGCAGGCCGGGGTGCGTTTCATTGAAGTATCGCATAACCTGAACTTCATGAACGGCACCGGCTGGGACACGCACAACGAAGGCCAGGCTGCACAGCATCTTTTGATCAAGGAACTCGACGCCGCTCTCGCCGCGCTCATCACCGACCTCCGCGACAAGAAGCTCCTCGATAAGACTCTGATTGCAATCGGCACGGAATTTGGTCGCCCTGCGCAGTTTGATGGTCGTGGTGGCCGCGGTCACCAGGGCACCTGCTTCTCCATGGTACTCGCGGGTGGCGGGCTGAAGCACTGCGGCGCCTATGGGGTCACCGATGAACTTTCGAAGCAAATCGTGGAGAATCCGGTAAGCCTGCCGGACTTCCATGCCACCATTCATGCAGCCTTGGGGGTTGACCCGACGAAGGAACTGATGGATGGCTCCCGTCCGGTGCCCATCACGGATGGCGGCACGCCGGTGCGCGCGTTGTTTTCATGA